GGTATaaaagaaggctaaaatcatcattcaagccaCTTACCCTGTTTTCTCAATTGCTCTGCCTTGTAATGTAACAGTGGCGAGCAAACAAAGGTTAGGGGTTAGacggtgggggtgggggtggtccAGGTGGGGTGGTCCCGAACATCCACCCACCTTGGGAGGGCATCAACAGCCGTCCCCCTTTACATTTCCATGGGCAAGCATTGTTAAGAGTCACCAAAAAAAACTGGGCAGTCAGATGATTTGCTTCAGTGACTTCAGTCAGCATATACCCAGATAATTCAATGGAATCGGGAGACTGACTCAAATAGCAGACTCACTTATAGCAGCGCGGAGGAAGATGATTCAAGTGACTGACTCGAGTTACTAACTGGAAGGAACTCGGTCTCAGATGATTTGGGTGAAGGACTCATGAGAAACAACCTAGACtcagatgatgcagtcaaatTCAGGTGACTGACTTAAATTAGCAGCCGCTATGGAAACTATTTCAacttactactttcctattagtcattttattacatttttgagtCAGTTAAACGCTCATTTCACAAAACATTTCACCAGCGAGCCTTTATCTTTAGTACAGCTAGCTGTTAACAGCTGATCAGCTGTTAACACTGCTCCATATAGCGAAACTATTCTCTGCATTATCCTGAATGTTTACCTCCCTGCTTTCTAAGGCATCAACCCCACAAGGAGCGCTGCCTGCCACACCTCTAAAGAATCCTCCCTCATGATTCATGCAGCTGTACTTGCTGTCAAGCCGACCGGCTCCTCTGCTAACATGGCGCCTTTGAAGGAGCAGGACTTGTCATCTTGGGCCCTTTCAGAAAGCACAAATAGATGAGTTTCTCAACTAATAGTCATTAGTTAGgttctatatttaaaaaaataaatacaaaaaaatgcaagtagGTGAGTTCTCAAATGGTGAAACACAATTCAGCAGGTGGTTCACTGTAAAAGTATGTACAATTTGTAAAAGCTAGACTGATACATTTAACTCACTTCTTAATGCGACACGCATGTTGTCCACAACACATTGTGCTCCTTGATCCCATGGCGCATGTTGGAGTCTGTGTCACTATGTGGGCCGGCCGAGTGAGTGACGCATGCTCAGTTTAATGTTTAACCTGCACAATTAATCAGTATCAGTGCAAGGCGgcccatggaaaaaaaacattgggctATTACGAGAACCTCTCATTGGTTAGCTAATgactaatttgttttttttgtttttttttagctaattgCTGGGGTGCAAAAATAGAACAAGGACAGTGAATAAGGCTATTTTAGTTGTTCCACATACATTTAAAGAATgattacataaatacaaatggaTGATATATGAAGCCTATGCTGGGATGCAAATAGCATAGTTAGCATGTTGTCATGTAGCTAACTTGACAGTGAGGGAGGCTGTTTTGAGTTGATCGTCATATATATATCTGTCCTAACACATCGTTGTTCATTGAATTTTGGTTTCAAGAaagaatacatgaaaaaaaaaaatacgtatGAAGCCTAAGCCAGAAAGCAAAAAGTGTAGCAAAACATGTAGCCATTTAGCTAGTTTGTGCCTTCGTTTTAAATCAAAACTAGCTTCCGGCATATGTAGATAAGAGCAATATATGTACATTAACTCTTATCAACACAGCAAAGCACAGGACTACAATTTGTTTCCATCCCAGCACACTAGCATTGCCCAAAATCCATATATGAAACAATATAGCACCAAAATGAAACATCCCATTGATCACAAGTTCTTGCTACCTGTGCTTCTTGTGCTTATCCAGCAGAGAGCCCGTGGGGCAAACGTTGTCGGGATTAAAAGTGCAACTGCGCTCTTACCGAAGGACAAGCAGTAGAAAGCCACCAGGTTTTCGGAGGAAAATGTCCATGCGTCCAAGAGCCTGAGGAACGCGAGAGAGACGACAACGCATCCCGCCTTGAAAGCAACGGCGGTGCCATGCAGAGGTGGCAAGTGCAGGCCCAGGCCAAGGCCCAGCAGGCTGCCCATGTTCCGTAGGAGACTGGCAAACGGCGTGCTGTCCAGGTGCACCCATTCAGCCCTGGCACACCACCTCTGGGCCTTCGCCAAGGTCCACAGAAGGTCCACACCCAGAGCCTTGAGCAGCAGGTAGAAGCCCACGGCAAAGGAGGTCAAGAGGAGGGTGGTGAAGGCGTAGGTCCTCAAGCCGGCACTGTAGATCCATTTCAGCTTTGACATGACTTCGGCCACCATCACGCCTGACAAATAACAAAGTCAGCTGACTTTTAGACTCTCCCGAATGATACGAATATGTATGTCGGACTAACCTGTGACGATCCCAGCGACAACTTGGTGCGGGAAGTGGGCTGCCATGTAGACCCTGGACATGCACACCCCCAGCACCATCAGGCCCATGATCACCCATAGAACCACATGCAAGACTCTGCCAGAGAGGACAGTGGGAGTACCGACAGCAGACATCCGACAAGTCCGCAGCCATGTTGCTGTCACTCACTTGTACAGAAATGGTGGACACCGTTTCTCTGCTGCAATGGTGAGTATGGCCGTCACCATCACATACCAGACCCCTGCAGCACCCATCGCGTGACCAGAGGGACTTCCTGCAACCGAGCAGTTTTTAACCGAATTTAGCTTCTGTTTACTTGAGCTTTACTGATCACAAATGTGTAAAAGACAACAGTGGGACTGAACTTTGGAAGCAAGTCAAACACACAGTATAATCACGAATGACTTTAACCAGATCAATCTAATAGTTCTAATCAATTCAACAAGGAGCAGCAATTTGTCATAAAGTGTACCTGGTCCAGTTTCACATGTAATGGGGAACTGCTGCAGCAAAGGGGCCGCTCTTGCCCCGTAGAAGTGGGTATCGTGAACCCACCAA
The sequence above is a segment of the Phycodurus eques isolate BA_2022a chromosome 19, UOR_Pequ_1.1, whole genome shotgun sequence genome. Coding sequences within it:
- the g6pc1a.1 gene encoding glucose-6-phosphatase a, catalytic subunit, tandem duplicate 1 isoform X2 produces the protein MDLVHSWGVELVQHLQTKYSSYEGLFSLASTVADLHTTFFFFFPIWFHLRRDTALRLIWVAVIGDWINLVLKWVLFGERPYWWVHDTHFYGARAAPLLQQFPITCETGPVLHVVLWVIMGLMVLGVCMSRVYMAAHFPHQVVAGIVTGVMVAEVMSKLKWIYSAGLRTYAFTTLLLTSFAVGFYLLLKALGVDLLWTLAKAQRWCARAEWVHLDSTPFASLLRNMGSLLGLGLGLHLPPLHGTAVAFKAGCVVVSLAFLRLLDAWTFSSENLVAFYCLSFGKSAVALLIPTTFAPRALCWISTRSTGSKNL
- the g6pc1a.1 gene encoding glucose-6-phosphatase a, catalytic subunit, tandem duplicate 1 isoform X1 — translated: MDLVHSWGVELVQHLQTKYSSYEGLFSLASTVADLHTTFFFFFPIWFHLRRDTALRLIWVAVIGDWINLVLKWVLFGERPYWWVHDTHFYGARAAPLLQQFPITCETGPGSPSGHAMGAAGVWYVMVTAILTIAAEKRCPPFLYKVLHVVLWVIMGLMVLGVCMSRVYMAAHFPHQVVAGIVTGVMVAEVMSKLKWIYSAGLRTYAFTTLLLTSFAVGFYLLLKALGVDLLWTLAKAQRWCARAEWVHLDSTPFASLLRNMGSLLGLGLGLHLPPLHGTAVAFKAGCVVVSLAFLRLLDAWTFSSENLVAFYCLSFGKSAVALLIPTTFAPRALCWISTRSTGSKNL